A single Gammaproteobacteria bacterium DNA region contains:
- a CDS encoding TonB-dependent receptor encodes MFRTLVLLLVFISTSVLADDGTNPTSLEEIKVTAEKRDLSIMTPKTQQLLKTAGTHGDPLVAVFSLPGVTFVSDTQSAPAVRGAAPEDNSYVIDFIPASYVFHMFGDSIFNENVIYDFDLIPAAFGNEYANATGAVIDVTLRNPKQTDFTATLDWSFLRTGVLIESALSENQAFYASYRRSLIDQFYPESEQDKLEKEEGIKVNSLPVSTDYQVKYRWMASDQHNVSVVLAGASDEVAATLKQNSNDVLRDPDLLGFAKIALGFDSQGLIWDWDSDQYHTQLKTALSHINTQYAVSYGSAQYQNTDANSTILKTELGFIINAQHQAIIGGGFDNTDYAYTLDAKIRPCGFFVADCATTDAIRYTLNDQLTINTVDLYIEDQWQITSRLSITPGLHYSQDDYLKENITEPRVRALFRMTDDWRITAAFGRYHQRPQLFEILPTIGNPELHSPKATHYVAGLEHDFSDGWSWKSEIYYKKLYDLVLSLDPATDLDAANNYSNDAAGKAYGVEFFLNKNFTEHWYGWTSLSLAKTERHNERTGETRPFDYDKPVILNIVANYQWNPNWLLGIKWSVQSGTLYTPIVDVQTNANNPAIIDPIYGEINSERLPFYHRLDIRLERNFNFPRNQLSLFVDLLNAYGQRNVDGYYLSSNGNSTESATPDGFGQNVPVSATEGIGFFPSIGVKMTF; translated from the coding sequence ATGTTTAGAACTCTTGTGCTTTTGCTCGTGTTCATCAGCACCTCTGTGCTTGCTGATGATGGAACTAACCCCACTTCTTTAGAAGAAATCAAAGTCACTGCCGAAAAACGTGATCTATCGATCATGACACCCAAAACCCAACAGTTACTAAAAACGGCGGGCACCCATGGCGATCCTTTAGTCGCGGTTTTTAGCTTGCCCGGCGTAACCTTTGTGAGTGATACACAAAGCGCGCCGGCCGTGCGTGGTGCTGCGCCCGAAGACAATAGTTATGTGATCGATTTTATTCCGGCTAGTTATGTTTTCCATATGTTTGGCGACAGTATTTTTAATGAAAATGTTATTTATGATTTTGATTTAATCCCAGCTGCATTTGGCAATGAATACGCGAATGCCACCGGCGCGGTGATTGATGTAACGTTACGTAATCCAAAACAAACGGATTTTACGGCAACTTTAGATTGGAGTTTTTTACGCACCGGCGTTTTAATTGAAAGTGCGCTCAGTGAAAACCAAGCATTTTATGCTTCTTATCGGCGCAGTTTAATTGACCAATTTTATCCAGAAAGCGAACAAGACAAGCTCGAAAAAGAAGAAGGTATAAAAGTTAATAGCTTGCCCGTTTCAACAGACTATCAAGTTAAATATCGCTGGATGGCTAGCGACCAACATAATGTTAGCGTGGTCTTAGCCGGTGCTAGCGATGAGGTCGCTGCTACTTTAAAACAAAATTCTAATGATGTGTTGCGTGATCCCGATTTATTAGGCTTCGCTAAAATTGCATTAGGATTTGATAGCCAAGGTTTAATTTGGGATTGGGATAGCGATCAATATCATACACAACTTAAAACCGCGCTTAGTCATATCAATACGCAATATGCGGTTAGTTATGGCAGCGCGCAATATCAAAACACCGATGCCAACAGTACCATTTTAAAAACCGAACTGGGTTTTATTATTAATGCGCAACATCAAGCCATTATTGGCGGCGGTTTTGATAATACCGATTATGCTTATACGCTAGACGCTAAAATTAGACCTTGCGGTTTTTTTGTAGCCGATTGCGCAACCACAGACGCGATCCGTTACACATTAAACGATCAGTTGACCATTAATACCGTAGATTTATATATTGAAGACCAATGGCAAATAACGTCACGCTTAAGTATTACGCCAGGATTACATTACAGCCAAGATGATTACTTAAAAGAAAATATTACTGAACCGCGAGTGCGCGCCCTATTTCGCATGACCGATGATTGGCGTATCACTGCCGCCTTCGGTCGTTATCATCAACGTCCGCAATTATTTGAAATATTACCGACGATTGGCAATCCTGAATTACATTCACCCAAAGCGACGCATTATGTCGCGGGTCTAGAACATGATTTTTCTGATGGCTGGAGTTGGAAATCAGAAATTTATTATAAAAAACTTTATGACTTAGTCTTAAGTTTAGATCCTGCGACGGATCTTGATGCGGCTAATAACTATAGCAATGATGCTGCAGGCAAAGCGTACGGTGTAGAATTTTTCTTGAACAAAAACTTTACCGAACATTGGTATGGCTGGACTTCGTTAAGCCTTGCTAAAACCGAACGCCATAATGAACGCACAGGTGAAACGCGTCCGTTTGATTACGATAAACCGGTTATTTTAAATATAGTGGCTAACTACCAATGGAATCCTAATTGGTTACTGGGAATTAAATGGAGTGTGCAAAGTGGCACTTTATATACACCGATTGTAGATGTGCAAACGAACGCTAACAATCCTGCGATAATTGATCCGATCTACGGCGAGATTAATTCCGAACGCTTGCCGTTTTATCATCGTTTAGATATTCGCTTAGAACGAAATTTTAATTTTCCACGTAATCAATTATCTTTATTTGTGGATTTATTAAACGCGTATGGTCAACGCAATGTCGATGGCTATTATTTAT